The sequence GGAAGTGGTTTCATCGAGTCGCGGATTCAGGGCGAGGGGATTTCGCGTCAGGCGCGGCACCCTCGGATTTGGGGACGTTGGCTTGCTTCGGGGGGGAGGTGTTTTCCGGGGTGGGTTCGACGCCGATCGCCGTGGTGACGATGGTTTGGTCGGACACTCCGGGAAACGAAGTGATGGTGAGCGACTCGCGGGAAAGCCGCAAGTGGCGAAGCAGTCCACCGCTGTTGCTGGTGGCCTGGAGGCCCGGGATGACCTCCAGCGCGCCGCCGGGCGTGCGTTGGCGGCCGATGCCATCCGAGCGATAGATGGAAAAGGTGGAGCGTGCGTCTTCGTCGCCCTCCGCGGTGACGCGGATATCGATGCCATCCGTGTAAACGTGCAGCAGCATCGGCTTGATCGCGATGGGCGTGGCCTTTTCGCCGGTGAGTTTCAGCCGGGATTTCACCAGATAGTCGCCCACATGCCGGAATTCTTCCGCGATGCTGGTGCCGCCCGAGATCCACCAGAGGCAAGCAGCCAGCAGGGATGGGAAGGCGCGCTTCATCATGGGCCGGTGTCCCAGAGCAGGTCGGTGGTGCTTGCGGAAGGATCGTAGTAGCCGCCCGAACCGTTGTTGATCTTCGGAGGCGAAACCGTCACCGCGATGGTCAGGTTCGCACCGGTCAACGAGGTGACCGTCGGCATCGTTGTGGCTGCGTTCGGCAGATAGGGGATCAGCTTCGCGTTGGTCAGCGAGGCGAGCGTGGCGGTGGGATTGTCCGCCAGATACATGCGCTGGGCGGAATACACCGTGCGGAGCGTTTCGGAAGCCGTACGGCCGAGCTGCCAGTCCTTGATCTTGTTGTTGAAGAACAGGCCGGTGAAGGTCAGCGCCATCAGGATGCAAAGCACCATGGTCAACTCCAGCAGCGTGAAGCCGGAGGTGGCGAAACGGACTGGGCGGCGGGATCTCATCGCTGCAAAATACAATATGGTGTTTCCGTAGGCCTGAAAAGAAGGAAATCAGGATCGTACCTATCCCTTAAGGATCTTGAACGAGTCGAGGATGTTCGCCCGCATGTCGGGGTCCTCCCACAGCCGGATCAGGATGCCGACGAGGAAAAACAGCCCGGCCGCCATGCAGATACGGGTGATGACCAGCCAGGTCACGGAGCGGTTGTCCTTTGGCGCGATGTAGGGGACATACCAGGATTCCCGGTCCACCACGCGGGTGGTGAACATCTGGCCGTTCTGCTTGAGGACGCGGATCAATTTGTCCGCGTTCCTGGATTTCTTCGCCCGGTAGCGGTGTTTGAATTTCCGCCCGGGTTGGTCCGGGAGTTCCTCGTGACGCAGTCCACTCGGCAGGTCCTCCACGGGACGCATCGTGTAGACGTGCGTCTCGTGGACGAAGCTTTCGCGAAGCCAGCGGTCGAAGCGGGTGAGCTGCATGGCCGGGAAGGGGATCAGATTCCGCTCTGCATCATCTTCGGACCCATCAGGAAGATCGGAAGGAAGGTGCCGATGAACACCGCGGCGATCAGGCCGACGGCGATGAGCAGCACGATGAAGCTGATGGAGGCGGTGAAGGTCGCCATGCAGTTCGTGGCGTCCTCCTCGTACATCTCGCAGAGCATCTGGAGCTGGCCGTCGAGCGAAGCGGACTTTTCACCGATGGAGAGCATGTGCACCACCTGGGAATCCACCGAGGTGTATTTCGAGAACGCGGTGGAAAGCGGCACGCCGGAGCCCTCATACTTGTCCGCCGCTTCCAGCAGCTCGCGGTAGAAGGGGGTGCCCTTCACGCTGTTTGCGGAAACGCGGATCGACTTGGCGAGGTTGATGCCGTTCGAGTGCAGCAGCTTGATCGTCGAGAGGAACGTCATCTGGCGCAGGCTCATGATCATCTGGCGCAGCAGCCGCCACTTCGACATGGCGAAGCCGAGGATGAAGTTACGGACCTTGTCCGATTGCCAGATGGTGATGGCCGTGCCGATGATGCCGAGGATCACGAAGGGCCACACGGCCTGGGTGGTGTGGCTGACGTTGAAGGCGATGGCGGTGAGACCGTCCGGCTTCTGGTTCACGCCCTTGAGCATGGTTTCCACCTGCGGGACGATCTTGCACTGGGAGACGATGAAAGCGGTGGTGAGCACCGCGATGATCACGGAGGGCATCACGGTGGCCTTCTTGATGGCCTTGTTGAAATGGGCCTCGCTGGACAGACGGGTGGCGAGTGCGCCGAAGGCCTGGTGGAGCTGGCCGGCATCCGCACCGGCCTGGATCAGACCCACGATCATCTCGCTGAAACGGCCGCTGCGGCGGAAAGCCTCGTGGACGCTCACGCCAGCCCCGATTTCCTCGCGGATCTTGAAGAGCGCGTCCGCCATGCCCTTGTTCGGCAGGCCTTGGCCGTAGTATTTCAAGGCGTCCGCCGTGTTGATCTGGGCACGGAGCATCGAGCCCAAGCCGCGGAACATGTGGATGAGCTCCTTCTTGGTGAACTCCTTCGGCTTCGCCGGGGCGCTCAGGAAAGAGAGAGCCTTCGGCGGCAGGGGAGCAGCCTTTCCGGCGGCGCCGGGCTTGCCGATGGTGGCGGATGGCGCGGGATTACTCATCGGTGTAAGTCATGTCGATGACCTTCGCCACGGCGTTGAGGTCGGTTTTTCCCTCCCGCAGCAGGCGCAGGCCGCTGCGGCGCAGGTTCGGCAGCTTGCCCTCCTGCTGGATCTTGATTTCCAGCTCGTAGGGGGAGATTTCGCCCTTCGAGAGCTGGTCGGAGATCTTCGGGGTGATCGGGATGATCTCAAGGATCGCCGTGCGGCCGCTGTAGCCCGAGTTCCGGCATTCGGAGCATCCACCGGGCTTTGCGGCGAAAACGGGAACATCCGCCCACGAATCATCCAGGCTGAAGGTGCGGCGGTCCAATTCGCTGACACCCGTCTGTGGTTCCTTGCAGTAGGGGCAGAGCAGCTTCACGAGACGCTGGGCACAGGCGGCCTTCAGGGTCTGCGCGATCTTCCAGCGCTCCAGGCCGAGCTGCTCGAATCGCTCGATGATCTGGGACGCGCGCGGGGTGTGGATGGTGGTGAGCACCTTGTGCCCCGTCACCGCGGCCTCGATGGCGAGCTCGGCGGACTCCGTGTCACGGACCTCACCCATGAGGATGATGTCCGGGTCGCTTCGCATGAAGGAACTGATCATCGGCTTGAATTCCTTCGGGCTCTTCAAGTCGCAGTGGGTGATGCCGGCCACCTCGTCCTCCACCGGGTTTTCCAGCGTGAGGATGTTCACCTCCGGGCGGTTGAGCTCGCGGAGGATGGCGTTGAGCGTGGTGGACTTGCCCGAACCGGTGGGGCCGGACATGACGATGATGCCCGCCGGGATCTTCATCACGCGGGCGAGTTCGAAGAGGGTCTCCTCGTCGAAGGCCAGCGTGCCCTTGCCCAGCGTCACGTTGATGTGGCTCTTGTCGAGCAAACGCATCGTCACGTGGTAGCCGCGGTAGGTGCGGTGGCGCTCGTAGCGGATGTCGATCGGGCGGTGGAAATAGGAGATGGTGAAGCGTCCCGAGATGCCCGGCGTGGTGTTCCGGATTTCCGTCGGCAGCTTCATCAGGTTCAGCAGGAAGGCATCCAGGCGGTCCTTCAGCTTCATCGGGATTTCGACCTTGTCGCCGAGGTCGCCGTCCACACGGAAGGTGTAGTAGAAGACTTCCTTCTCCACCTTGAAGTGGATGTCGGACGCGCGGATCTTCACCGCGTCCGCCATGATGGTGGCCACGAGCTGGGCCATCGGCTCGGAGTAGTCGGTCGTGACGTCGAAGTCCCGGATGCCGTCATCCATGTCCTCCACGTCGATCGCCTCCAGCTCGGAGCGGCTCGGACCGTTGTTGGTCCCCACCGATTCGATGGCGCGGCTGATCTCGGAGGCCAGCGTGACGATCTTGACGATCTCAAGGTCCGGGAAACGCGGCGCGAGGTATTCCTCCGCCAGCGGGCTCCAGGGGTTCGCCACCGCCACGATCAGGCGGTTCCCGGGGGAAAGGCAAAGCGGCGTGAAGAAGCCGCGGGTCATCACCGTGGGATCGCAGTAGGTGTGGAGCGCGGCGTCGCAGAACTCCGCCACCTTCGGGAAAAACGGCAAGCCGTTGATCCGCGCGATCGCCGCCATGAAACTGTAGCGGGTGACGCGGTTCGGGACCTGGTCATGCGCCAGATCCGCGTAGGAAGGATCGTGGATCCCCAGTGCGGCCATGATCCGCCGGCTGATCGATTCGTTGAAGGAGATGCCGTCGAACTCGATCATAAGCCGAAGTGCTTGCGGGTAAGGAAGGTCCAGCTCTCGTAGTCCATGCGGGCCACGGTCAGGAAGGGCTTGATGTCGAAACGGCGGTCCACCGCGGTGAGCACCTCCTCGGACATCAGCAGGGCCGCGATCGGGTTGATCGAAGCCACGCCGACGGCATCGGTGTCCTCCGCGAAGATCACGGGGGACAGCAACACGCGGGCGAGCTTGTGCAGGCTTTCGAAGGACTCGTAAAACGCGGACGGCGCGATCAGCTTTCCGGCGAAGGGGATCAGCGGCGGCGCGGGGCTCAGCGTGGAGGCCACCGCCTCGGAGAGCGATCCGATCACCGGGCCGAGGAATTCCTCGTCATACCCCTGCGCGCGGGCGACGCATTCCAGGAGTTCCACCGGGCGGTCTTCGGAAAGCGCGTTGTTGGCCTGGGTGAAGGCCGCCGAGATCTGGGCGTCGGTGGCGGCTCCGGTCGAGCGGAGCGCCTCGGCGGTGCGCCTGGCGCACTCCACCAGCAGGTCGTGGTGAGTGCGTGGCTTGCGTTCCTCACCCTCGCGGATGGGGTGGAACGGCGTGGAAGCGGGCTGCATGGTCACGGTGGTTCAGCGACGTGCGCGGCTGAAACGGGTGGCGGAGTCGCTGGTGTTGGAAGTGCTGGTCGTGCCGCCTTTGGACTCCGTCACACGGGGAGCCGGTGCGGGAGCCTGGGCAGGCGGGCAGAGGACGCTCTGCTCCTCGATTTCGCGGGGATAGAGTGGGGCCTGGTAGGGCTCCAGCCCGCGGATGCCGCGGCACAGGTTCGGCTCGTGGGCCGGACCCGGGTTGAGCTCATCGACCCAATCGTGATCCGGGGTGAGGGCCAGCTTGCGCTTGAGGGCCGCGTTAGTGCTGTTGGTCGCGGAGCGGGCGCGCGGGTTGTAGGAGGTCGGGGTGACGATGAAGACCAGGCTGGTCTGTTCCTTGGACTGCTCCTTGCTCTTGAAGAAGAAGTTGATCACCGGCACGTCGCCGAGAAGCGGCACCTTGTTCTTCTTGTCCGACTTGCTTTCGCCGTAGAAGCCGCCGACGACGAGCGAGTTGCCATCGGGCACGCGGGCCAGCGATTCGACCATGGACTCGGTCACACGCGGATAGACGTTTCCGGAAAGGGCGCTCTTGATCTGCTCGGTGATCTGGGCGGAACGCGGGCGCAGTTTCATGCGGACCGTGCCATCCGGAAGCAGGGTGGGGGTGACCACGATCGAGATACCGATTTCGCGGTGGTGCTCGGGGTCCTTGTCGATGGTGGAGTCACCCTGGTCGATCTTGTAGCGGACTTCTTCCGTGGCGGTGGTGCCGCCGGACCCGGCGCCGACGCTCTGGGTCGCCGTCACGATCGGCACGCGGTCGATGATGGAAATCGTGGCCTGCTCGTTGTCCTCGGTGATGAGGGTCGGGTTGGAAACCTGGGAAGCCAGGCCGCCCTCCGCGAGCGCGCGGAGCACGCCGCTGAGCTGCACCGGGCTGAGAACCAGAGAAGTGTTGCCGATGGTTTCGGCCACTCCGGTGTGGGATGTGACGTCGCCATCGCCGAAATCGGCAGGGATGCCGAAGATCGCGTTCAGGCTCTTGGCGAATTCCAGCTTGGTACCGGCGGAGCCGAGTGAACCATTCCAATCCACGCCTTCACGCTTGGCGGCGGTGCTGTTGACCCGGAGGATCTTGGTTTCCACCACGATCTGGCCGCGCGGCTGGTCGATCTTGTGAAGCAGGCCGCGGGCAGCCTCGATCTTCTGCGCGTTGTCGATGATGACCACGGTGTTGGTCTTCGGCTCGAACTCGACGACGCCGGACGGACTGAGCATCGGTTTGATCAGCGCCTTGATCTGGTCGAGATCGGTCGGGCGGAGATAGCGGAGCTGATACTCGAACTCGGCGCTCGGAAGTTGGGCGAGCTGGGCCTGGGTCAGCGCATAGACGGTGTTGCCCTTCGTGTAGAGGGTGAGGCCGTACATGAACGACAGCTCCTCCATCTGCTGGAGCGGGTTGCCGTCATTGAGATGGCCCGTCACGCGGTATTCGGGCGAGGCGATCTTGGCGTTGTGGAAATACTGGCGTCCGGCCTTTTTGGCGAGGAACTGGAAGATGTCGTTGAGGTTCGCTTCCTTGATCAGGTAGCCCTCCTCGGCCTGCTCCATGTCCTTCTTCTGCTGTTCCAGCGGACCGAAGCTGTTGTTGCCGGCGGCGGGGGCGGCCGGGGCATTCGGATCGGCGGGAGCGGTCGGCGCGATGTCCGGTGCGGTACCTGGCACGGCGGAGGGTGGTCCCTCGCCCGGGATGGTGCGGGCGGTCGGCGGCGCGGAGAAATTCGGCGGCACTCCGTTGTCCACGGGAGGCACCTGCTCAATGAGCGGGTCGCCACCGGTCTGGGCGTGCAGCCCGGCCGTGCACATGGCGGCGGCGAGCGCGACGAGGGAAAAGCGGTTCGGTTTCATGGCTGGCAAGGGAATGGGAACAGCGGGGAATCAATCAACGGGTGGTGCCACCGGTTTGGAATGGCGTATCGGGTCCGCCCACGGGGGATGGGAAATCGGAGCCACCAACTTCAAGGGGAGAATCGGGACGGTTCGGCTGCATGCCGGGAGCGATCCGGTTCACGCTGCCGCCCTTGCTCATGCCCGCGGGGAGCATGTCGAGCTTGATGGCACCGGTTTCGGAGTTCTCGACGTTGCGGAGCGTGATGCGCTCGGCGGAAACGTCGACCACTTCGCTCGGATAGTTGCGACCGCGATAGGAGAGCGGGAATCGGTCGCCTTTTTTGAAGGTGCGGGTGCCCACCAGAAAGCGGCCTTCGCCCGGGATGACGGTCGTCACCGGGATTTGGGCGACGATTTCGGAATACGGGGTCACCGGAATGGCGGCGGGCCGCGGGGCCGCGACGTGTTGGACCTTCGGCTTGATCGGCTTGGCCGCGGTGTCCTGGGCCTGGGCGAAGGGATCGGTGGTCCGGGTGCGGATCGCGAAAACGGTGGCGAGCGCCTCCACATAGCCGCCGACGTCCGAACCGGCGTATCGTGAGGGCAAGTCACTGACGGGGCCGACGGTCTCCGTCGGAGACTTCTCCATCGGCGGGACCACGGCGGTCTTCGCGCCCCCGTGGGTGTCCCCCTTGGCGGGTGGAGCCGGGGCGGGTTCCGCGGGCACGATGGTCTGGGCCGCCAGCGACATGGGCAGCAGGGCGGCGGCACCCAGGAGATGGATCAGTTTTCCCATGCCGTGTAGGTGACGTCGAAGTTGAGAAGGGAGGTCTGGCTCATGCTCGGGTCCATCTTCAGCTCGGTGAGCTGGAGCTGGGGCATGCGGGTTTCCAGTTCCAGGAAAGCGCGTTGCACGGTGCGGAAGGTGCCGCGCAGGCCGAGCCGGATCTGGGAGGACTTCTGGGCGGACACCGCGCCGAAGCCGCCGGAGCTGCTCACCGCGTCGAAGGCGGTCGGCTGGAATTCCTTGCCTGG comes from Luteolibacter sp. LG18 and encodes:
- a CDS encoding type II secretion system protein, which produces MRSRRPVRFATSGFTLLELTMVLCILMALTFTGLFFNNKIKDWQLGRTASETLRTVYSAQRMYLADNPTATLASLTNAKLIPYLPNAATTMPTVTSLTGANLTIAVTVSPPKINNGSGGYYDPSASTTDLLWDTGP
- a CDS encoding type II secretion system F family protein, producing MSNPAPSATIGKPGAAGKAAPLPPKALSFLSAPAKPKEFTKKELIHMFRGLGSMLRAQINTADALKYYGQGLPNKGMADALFKIREEIGAGVSVHEAFRRSGRFSEMIVGLIQAGADAGQLHQAFGALATRLSSEAHFNKAIKKATVMPSVIIAVLTTAFIVSQCKIVPQVETMLKGVNQKPDGLTAIAFNVSHTTQAVWPFVILGIIGTAITIWQSDKVRNFILGFAMSKWRLLRQMIMSLRQMTFLSTIKLLHSNGINLAKSIRVSANSVKGTPFYRELLEAADKYEGSGVPLSTAFSKYTSVDSQVVHMLSIGEKSASLDGQLQMLCEMYEEDATNCMATFTASISFIVLLIAVGLIAAVFIGTFLPIFLMGPKMMQSGI
- a CDS encoding ATPase, T2SS/T4P/T4SS family, which translates into the protein MIEFDGISFNESISRRIMAALGIHDPSYADLAHDQVPNRVTRYSFMAAIARINGLPFFPKVAEFCDAALHTYCDPTVMTRGFFTPLCLSPGNRLIVAVANPWSPLAEEYLAPRFPDLEIVKIVTLASEISRAIESVGTNNGPSRSELEAIDVEDMDDGIRDFDVTTDYSEPMAQLVATIMADAVKIRASDIHFKVEKEVFYYTFRVDGDLGDKVEIPMKLKDRLDAFLLNLMKLPTEIRNTTPGISGRFTISYFHRPIDIRYERHRTYRGYHVTMRLLDKSHINVTLGKGTLAFDEETLFELARVMKIPAGIIVMSGPTGSGKSTTLNAILRELNRPEVNILTLENPVEDEVAGITHCDLKSPKEFKPMISSFMRSDPDIILMGEVRDTESAELAIEAAVTGHKVLTTIHTPRASQIIERFEQLGLERWKIAQTLKAACAQRLVKLLCPYCKEPQTGVSELDRRTFSLDDSWADVPVFAAKPGGCSECRNSGYSGRTAILEIIPITPKISDQLSKGEISPYELEIKIQQEGKLPNLRRSGLRLLREGKTDLNAVAKVIDMTYTDE
- a CDS encoding secretin N-terminal domain-containing protein, encoding MKPNRFSLVALAAAMCTAGLHAQTGGDPLIEQVPPVDNGVPPNFSAPPTARTIPGEGPPSAVPGTAPDIAPTAPADPNAPAAPAAGNNSFGPLEQQKKDMEQAEEGYLIKEANLNDIFQFLAKKAGRQYFHNAKIASPEYRVTGHLNDGNPLQQMEELSFMYGLTLYTKGNTVYALTQAQLAQLPSAEFEYQLRYLRPTDLDQIKALIKPMLSPSGVVEFEPKTNTVVIIDNAQKIEAARGLLHKIDQPRGQIVVETKILRVNSTAAKREGVDWNGSLGSAGTKLEFAKSLNAIFGIPADFGDGDVTSHTGVAETIGNTSLVLSPVQLSGVLRALAEGGLASQVSNPTLITEDNEQATISIIDRVPIVTATQSVGAGSGGTTATEEVRYKIDQGDSTIDKDPEHHREIGISIVVTPTLLPDGTVRMKLRPRSAQITEQIKSALSGNVYPRVTESMVESLARVPDGNSLVVGGFYGESKSDKKNKVPLLGDVPVINFFFKSKEQSKEQTSLVFIVTPTSYNPRARSATNSTNAALKRKLALTPDHDWVDELNPGPAHEPNLCRGIRGLEPYQAPLYPREIEEQSVLCPPAQAPAPAPRVTESKGGTTSTSNTSDSATRFSRARR